One Brachybacterium kimchii genomic window carries:
- a CDS encoding class I SAM-dependent methyltransferase yields the protein MPRYYEHEHRQGYARIRRDGLDHWNDLHPADSGDGYANFAARPFLERVLTPPLNGLSVFEYGCGTGGAACWLAANGCVVTAMDLIPDAITVARERAALQDLDIAFSVGDICAGDGPEISADLVLDCFCLQSVVMDEDREALFRAVRERLATSGRYLIATATADPDREYGEDIRDDGTGIVWTPSNAPGDVERRIGGTRYVPTRRHLTPETLHHELESAGFEVLEQAGDGGGELVCRRRP from the coding sequence ATGCCCCGCTACTACGAGCACGAGCATCGGCAGGGCTATGCCCGGATCCGACGAGACGGGCTGGACCATTGGAACGACCTGCACCCCGCCGACAGCGGCGACGGATACGCGAACTTCGCCGCCCGCCCCTTTCTCGAGCGCGTTCTGACGCCTCCCCTCAACGGCCTGAGCGTCTTCGAGTACGGCTGCGGCACAGGTGGCGCCGCGTGCTGGCTGGCCGCGAACGGCTGCGTCGTCACGGCGATGGATCTGATTCCCGATGCGATCACCGTGGCGCGAGAACGGGCCGCGCTGCAGGACCTCGACATCGCGTTCTCCGTGGGCGACATCTGTGCGGGCGACGGGCCGGAGATCAGCGCTGATCTCGTCCTGGACTGCTTCTGCCTGCAGTCCGTGGTGATGGACGAGGACCGCGAAGCACTCTTCCGGGCAGTGCGGGAGCGTCTGGCGACGTCCGGTCGCTATCTCATCGCGACGGCCACGGCTGATCCGGACCGGGAGTACGGCGAAGACATCCGCGACGACGGGACGGGGATCGTGTGGACGCCGTCGAACGCGCCCGGGGATGTGGAGCGCCGCATCGGCGGGACGCGCTACGTGCCGACGCGCCGCCACCTCACGCCGGAGACCCTCCATCACGAGCTCGAGAGCGCCGGTTTCGAGGTGCTCGAG
- a CDS encoding DUF664 domain-containing protein: MDYNDVPIEDCLRGGEGEMLVFALDRVHRQFAWKSGGLTQEQLGTRHPPSGVTIAGTIVHLAKVEEMWTASAAGRAPGPPTTGPEPWTAYDAEWTTAAESPPEELYALWYGTIGRCRREWSELIRDGGLDELVQDDPEYQVSRRRRLVDILEENLLHTGQTSIVREAIDGLVGNDPP; the protein is encoded by the coding sequence ATGGACTACAACGACGTACCCATCGAGGACTGCCTTCGCGGTGGGGAGGGGGAGATGCTCGTCTTCGCCCTGGATCGCGTGCACCGCCAGTTCGCCTGGAAATCCGGCGGTCTCACGCAGGAGCAGCTCGGCACGCGCCACCCGCCCTCGGGGGTGACGATCGCCGGCACGATCGTCCACCTCGCGAAGGTCGAGGAGATGTGGACCGCCTCGGCCGCCGGACGCGCACCCGGCCCGCCCACCACCGGCCCCGAGCCATGGACGGCCTACGACGCGGAATGGACCACGGCCGCCGAGAGCCCGCCCGAGGAGCTCTACGCCCTCTGGTACGGCACGATCGGACGCTGCCGCCGGGAGTGGAGCGAGCTGATCCGGGACGGCGGCCTCGACGAGCTCGTCCAGGACGACCCGGAGTACCAGGTCAGTCGGCGTCGGCGGCTCGTGGACATCCTCGAGGAGAACCTCCTGCACACTGGGCAGACGTCCATCGTCCGCGAAGCGATCGACGGACTGGTCGGCAACGACCCGCCGTGA
- a CDS encoding pyridoxal phosphate-dependent decarboxylase family protein: MSQLLPQTSAHELPASAGADAPPAQPSAATAPAASTATATATTASTTALLNGSSADAYSELLHEVVDTVAERFRTVDAPSVGPDRHSLERLVEDVDLDGSGIGDRAALVEADALYARNAVWFHHPSYLAHLNCPVVLPAVAAEAMLAAVNTSVDTFDQSLVATHMERRLVQWAAGLVGFASGDGVFTSGGTQSNLQALFLARERALRADPRERTDVLPRLRVLTTAASHFSVARSAHLLGLAADSVIAVDSDADGRMDPADLRDRLAALEAAGERPMAVAVTAGTTDRGIIDPLPAIAETCEETGVWLHVDAAYGGGLLVSERRRHLLTGIERADSVTIDFHKTFFQPVSSSAILVRDPSDLCAAAWHADYLNPAAEAASAEAEPNQVDKSLQTTRRFDALKLWTTLRSLGPGRLGEMVDAVCDLALEVRTLLLADRDFTVLGTSDLSTVLFRFQPEGVDDRTADGHVALIRRILFQSGRAMVARTTIDGAPWLKLTLLNPEATLTDVAAVLDLVRATGRGLLAGSRLAAEGSER, encoded by the coding sequence ATGTCCCAGCTGCTCCCGCAGACCTCTGCGCACGAGCTCCCGGCCTCCGCCGGCGCCGACGCGCCCCCCGCCCAGCCCTCCGCGGCGACGGCCCCCGCGGCGTCGACCGCGACGGCCACCGCGACCACCGCCTCGACGACCGCACTGCTCAACGGATCCTCGGCCGACGCCTACTCCGAGCTCCTCCACGAGGTCGTCGACACCGTCGCGGAACGCTTCCGCACCGTCGACGCCCCCTCCGTCGGCCCCGACCGGCACTCCCTCGAGCGCCTCGTCGAGGACGTGGACCTCGACGGCTCCGGCATCGGCGACCGCGCGGCCCTCGTCGAGGCCGACGCGCTCTATGCGAGGAACGCCGTCTGGTTCCACCACCCCTCGTACCTCGCGCACCTGAACTGCCCCGTGGTGCTCCCCGCGGTCGCCGCCGAGGCGATGCTCGCCGCGGTGAACACGTCCGTGGACACGTTCGACCAGTCGCTCGTCGCGACGCACATGGAGCGGCGCCTCGTGCAGTGGGCCGCGGGCCTCGTCGGATTCGCGAGCGGGGACGGCGTCTTCACCTCGGGCGGGACGCAGTCCAACCTGCAGGCGCTGTTCCTGGCGCGCGAGCGGGCTCTGCGTGCGGACCCGCGCGAGCGGACCGACGTGCTGCCGCGCCTGCGCGTGCTCACCACCGCCGCAAGCCACTTCTCGGTCGCCCGCTCCGCGCACCTGCTGGGGCTCGCCGCCGACTCCGTCATCGCCGTCGACTCCGACGCCGACGGGCGGATGGATCCCGCTGACCTGCGGGATCGACTCGCCGCGCTCGAGGCTGCGGGGGAGCGGCCGATGGCCGTCGCCGTCACCGCCGGCACCACGGACCGCGGGATCATCGACCCGCTGCCGGCCATCGCCGAGACGTGCGAGGAGACCGGGGTCTGGCTGCACGTGGACGCCGCCTACGGGGGAGGCCTGCTCGTCTCCGAGCGCCGCCGCCACCTGCTCACGGGCATCGAGCGCGCGGACTCCGTGACGATCGACTTCCACAAGACCTTCTTCCAGCCCGTCTCCTCGAGCGCGATCCTCGTGCGCGATCCCTCGGACCTCTGCGCCGCCGCCTGGCACGCCGACTACCTCAATCCCGCGGCGGAGGCGGCGTCGGCCGAGGCGGAGCCCAACCAGGTCGACAAGTCGCTGCAGACCACGCGCCGCTTCGACGCCCTCAAGCTCTGGACCACCCTGCGCTCGCTCGGGCCCGGACGCCTCGGCGAGATGGTCGACGCGGTCTGCGACCTCGCCCTCGAGGTCCGCACGCTGCTGCTCGCCGACCGCGACTTCACCGTGCTGGGCACGAGCGACCTCAGCACCGTGCTGTTCCGCTTCCAGCCCGAGGGCGTGGATGACCGGACGGCCGACGGGCACGTCGCCCTCATCCGCCGGATCCTCTTCCAGTCCGGCCGCGCGATGGTCGCCCGCACCACGATCGACGGCGCCCCGTGGCTCAAGCTCACCCTGCTGAACCCCGAGGCGACCCTCACGGACGTCGCCGCCGTGCTCGACCTCGTGCGCGCGACGGGCCGCGGCCTGCTCGCGGGCAGCCGCCTCGCGGCCGAGGGGAGCGAGCGATGA
- a CDS encoding lysine N(6)-hydroxylase/L-ornithine N(5)-oxygenase family protein, giving the protein MSAPAPADDARVHDLVGIGIGPFGLGMAALSEPLEDVDAIFLDQAPGFSWHPGMMLDGATIQVPFLADLVTMADPTSRFSFLQFLKETGRLYPFYIRESFYPLRSEYDRYCRWVAEQLNTLRWRRRVRAVQEEGEHLLVVADVLDAEGAVVGTEEHRGRHVVLGVGTRPVLPPALAELAEAADASAPPVIHSSQYLPAREQLLDAGSVTIVGSGQSAAEIYRDLLEDAAARGTRVDWVTRSPRFFPMEYTKLTLEMTSPEYTDLFRSLPEERRESLGREQRTLYKGISGDLIDDIHDLLYRLSQGGAEVPTRLLTDTAVTAARHDAETGEHVLTLEHGELGTRREHRTHAVVAATGYRSSAPALLAPLGERIRRDSRGRLDVSRDYTIDDQQRIHVLNAEEHTHGVTAPDLGFGAWRASVVLDAITGREPYPIERRIAFQTFGLPADDA; this is encoded by the coding sequence ATGAGCGCGCCTGCTCCCGCGGACGACGCCCGCGTCCACGACCTCGTGGGCATCGGCATCGGGCCCTTCGGCCTCGGCATGGCCGCGCTCAGCGAGCCCCTCGAGGACGTCGACGCGATCTTCCTCGACCAGGCGCCCGGCTTCTCCTGGCATCCCGGGATGATGCTCGACGGCGCGACGATCCAGGTGCCCTTCCTCGCGGACCTGGTGACGATGGCCGACCCCACCTCGCGCTTCTCCTTCCTGCAGTTCCTCAAGGAGACCGGAAGGCTCTACCCCTTCTACATCCGCGAGTCGTTCTACCCGCTGCGCTCCGAGTACGACCGCTACTGCCGCTGGGTCGCCGAGCAGCTGAACACGTTGCGCTGGCGGCGCCGCGTCCGCGCGGTCCAGGAGGAGGGCGAGCACCTCCTCGTGGTGGCCGACGTGCTCGACGCGGAGGGCGCGGTCGTGGGCACCGAGGAGCATCGCGGCCGGCACGTGGTGCTCGGCGTCGGCACGCGGCCCGTGCTGCCGCCCGCCCTCGCAGAGCTCGCCGAGGCGGCGGACGCGTCGGCCCCGCCCGTGATCCACAGCTCGCAGTACCTGCCCGCGCGCGAGCAGCTGCTGGATGCGGGATCGGTGACGATCGTGGGGAGCGGCCAGAGCGCCGCGGAGATCTACCGCGATCTGCTCGAGGACGCGGCCGCGCGCGGCACCCGCGTGGACTGGGTGACCCGTTCGCCACGGTTCTTCCCGATGGAGTACACGAAGCTCACCCTCGAGATGACCTCGCCGGAGTACACGGACCTGTTCCGCTCCCTTCCGGAGGAGCGGCGCGAGAGCCTCGGCCGTGAGCAGCGGACCCTGTACAAGGGCATCAGCGGCGACCTGATCGACGACATCCACGACCTGCTCTATCGGCTCAGCCAGGGCGGCGCCGAGGTCCCCACCAGGCTGCTCACCGACACCGCCGTGACCGCCGCGCGCCACGACGCGGAGACCGGCGAGCACGTGCTCACCCTCGAGCACGGCGAGCTGGGCACACGGCGCGAGCACCGCACCCACGCCGTGGTCGCCGCCACCGGGTACCGCTCGAGCGCGCCCGCGCTCCTCGCGCCCCTGGGAGAGAGGATCCGCCGCGACTCCCGCGGCCGGCTCGACGTCTCCCGCGACTACACGATCGACGACCAGCAGCGGATCCACGTGCTCAACGCCGAGGAGCACACCCACGGCGTCACCGCCCCCGACCTCGGCTTCGGCGCCTGGCGCGCCTCCGTGGTGCTCGATGCGATCACCGGCCGCGAGCCCTACCCGATCGAGCGCCGCATCGCCTTCCAGACCTTCGGCCTCCCCGCCGACGACGCCTGA
- a CDS encoding GNAT family N-acetyltransferase: MQITFRPVDPARDAALVHTWLTDPRARYWEMTENSGEQTLAYLRTIADDPAQDGWIGSVESEDAPGTGADVVYVETYDPAILIPRHALRIRPGDLGMHVLVGPPAGERRHGFTADAMAAVMRFCFAQRGAERVVVEPDARNDRILAKNAAAGFRVLRELDLTVDGHPKRAALSVCTREDFAGSPLGDSGGEGAEDPHAHLRPDVADAVHRHLLAKAISEFSHERILAPVDLEDGWWELTGPSDEGTSYRFRARVLPLEHWLVDEDSIVRIEAAQDQVASDETPADGTSTDGAPADGTPVGGGERLAHGRLDVLEFVTAFQSALGIPDDLLSTYLEELASTFAAACAKLQDAREGRRPTARQLLDADLQQIESAMTEGHPGFLAGSGRIGYALSDYRAYAPEQGRRTRLQWIAVRRELSHLSLGEGYDLEDHLAGALSAEERAAFADRLLARGLDPSDYHLMPLHPWQADHRLPLTFAADVARQDLVPLGPGGDEFQAQQSLRTFFDLSRPGAPYVKTALAIQNMGFLRGLSPRYMRDTPAINDWVHGVVTGDPEFAAQGFSVLRERAALGYTGDVYHRTPATNPHRKMLAALWRENPLPLLGEGERAMTMAALLHRDHEGTALATQMIRASGLAPEVWLDDYLSAYLQPLVHALLGHDLVFMPHGENLILRVREQRVVGAFMKDIGEETAVLGHRELPERIARIRAVVPGDEKALSVFTDVFDGVLRHLSGILEADGVLRAEVFWQRVAAALDAYEARHPELARGLSGDVDLRTEEFAHSCLNRLQLRNTLQMVDIGNQAESLLYAGTMPNPVARTADVPEAEPALPVA, translated from the coding sequence GTGCAGATCACCTTCCGACCCGTCGACCCCGCGCGCGACGCGGCCCTCGTCCACACCTGGCTCACCGATCCTCGCGCCCGCTACTGGGAGATGACCGAGAACTCCGGCGAGCAGACCCTCGCCTACCTCCGAACGATCGCCGACGACCCCGCCCAGGACGGCTGGATCGGCTCCGTCGAGAGCGAGGACGCACCCGGGACCGGCGCCGACGTCGTCTACGTCGAGACCTACGACCCCGCGATCCTCATCCCGCGGCACGCGCTGCGCATCCGCCCGGGCGACCTGGGCATGCACGTGCTCGTCGGCCCGCCGGCGGGGGAGCGCCGCCACGGCTTCACGGCGGACGCCATGGCCGCCGTCATGCGCTTCTGCTTCGCGCAGCGCGGGGCCGAGCGCGTCGTCGTCGAGCCCGACGCGCGCAACGACCGCATCCTCGCCAAGAACGCCGCCGCGGGCTTCCGCGTGCTGCGCGAGCTCGACCTCACGGTCGACGGCCACCCCAAGCGCGCCGCCCTCAGCGTCTGCACCCGGGAGGACTTCGCGGGCTCCCCGCTCGGCGACAGCGGCGGCGAGGGCGCAGAGGACCCCCACGCCCACCTGCGTCCCGACGTCGCCGACGCCGTGCACCGGCATCTGCTCGCCAAGGCGATCTCCGAGTTCTCGCACGAGCGGATCCTGGCGCCGGTCGATCTCGAGGACGGCTGGTGGGAGCTGACCGGGCCCTCGGACGAGGGGACGAGCTACCGCTTCCGCGCCCGGGTGCTGCCGCTCGAGCACTGGCTGGTCGACGAGGACTCGATCGTGCGGATCGAGGCCGCGCAGGACCAGGTCGCGTCCGACGAGACGCCGGCGGACGGCACGTCGACGGACGGCGCGCCGGCCGACGGCACGCCGGTCGGCGGCGGCGAGCGTCTGGCCCACGGCCGCCTCGACGTGCTCGAGTTCGTCACCGCCTTCCAGAGCGCGCTCGGCATCCCCGACGACCTGCTCTCGACCTACCTCGAAGAGCTCGCCTCGACCTTCGCGGCGGCATGCGCCAAGCTGCAGGACGCCCGCGAGGGCCGTCGTCCCACGGCCCGGCAGCTGCTGGACGCCGATCTGCAGCAGATCGAGTCCGCGATGACCGAGGGGCACCCGGGCTTCCTCGCGGGCAGCGGCCGCATCGGCTACGCGCTCAGCGACTACCGCGCCTATGCGCCCGAGCAGGGTCGGCGCACGCGACTGCAGTGGATCGCAGTGCGCCGGGAGCTCAGCCATCTCAGCCTCGGCGAGGGCTACGACCTCGAGGACCATCTGGCCGGAGCGCTCAGCGCCGAGGAGCGCGCTGCCTTCGCCGACCGGCTCCTCGCGCGGGGGCTCGACCCGTCGGACTACCACCTCATGCCGCTGCATCCCTGGCAGGCCGACCACCGGCTGCCGCTCACCTTCGCCGCGGACGTGGCCCGCCAGGACCTCGTGCCCCTCGGCCCGGGCGGCGACGAGTTCCAGGCGCAGCAGTCCCTGCGCACCTTCTTCGACCTCAGCCGGCCCGGCGCCCCGTACGTGAAGACGGCGCTCGCGATCCAGAACATGGGCTTCCTGCGCGGGCTCTCCCCGCGCTACATGCGCGACACGCCCGCCATCAACGACTGGGTGCACGGCGTCGTCACGGGCGACCCCGAGTTCGCGGCGCAGGGATTCTCCGTGCTGCGCGAGCGCGCGGCGCTCGGGTACACGGGCGACGTCTACCACCGCACGCCCGCGACCAACCCGCACCGCAAGATGCTCGCGGCCCTGTGGCGCGAGAACCCCCTGCCGCTGCTCGGCGAGGGCGAACGGGCCATGACGATGGCGGCGCTGCTCCACCGCGACCACGAGGGCACGGCCCTGGCGACGCAGATGATCCGCGCCTCCGGACTCGCCCCCGAGGTCTGGCTCGACGACTACCTCTCGGCGTACCTGCAGCCGCTGGTCCACGCCCTGCTCGGCCACGACCTCGTGTTCATGCCGCACGGCGAGAACCTCATCCTGCGCGTGCGCGAGCAGCGCGTGGTGGGCGCGTTCATGAAGGACATCGGCGAGGAGACGGCCGTGCTGGGCCACCGCGAGCTGCCAGAGCGGATCGCGCGGATCCGCGCGGTGGTCCCGGGCGACGAGAAGGCGCTGTCGGTCTTCACGGACGTCTTCGACGGCGTGCTGCGCCACCTCTCCGGGATCCTCGAGGCCGACGGGGTCCTGCGCGCCGAGGTGTTCTGGCAGCGGGTCGCCGCCGCCCTGGACGCCTATGAGGCGCGCCACCCCGAGCTCGCGCGGGGGCTCTCCGGCGACGTGGACCTGCGCACGGAGGAGTTCGCGCACTCGTGCCTGAACCGTCTGCAGCTGCGCAACACCCTGCAGATGGTCGACATCGGCAACCAGGCCGAATCCCTGCTCTACGCCGGGACGATGCCCAATCCCGTCGCGCGCACCGCCGACGTCCCGGAGGCCGAACCGGCTCTGCCCGTCGCCTGA
- a CDS encoding helix-turn-helix transcriptional regulator encodes MDEPARKELGALLRRRRNEVERSDYDLGPVGRGRTTGLRREEIAFLSGVSVTWYTWLEQGRDINPSRQVIDAVAVNLHLSEAEHDYVLGLAGFTPRPRPELAEPEPVPPHVQHLLDALDPAPSFALTAHWDVAAWNRSYEGLFPGVLDADPAQRNLLQFIFTDDRVRAMLPEWELTSRQFLAEYRAEAGGRAGGPQHVRLVKHLRALSPDFSRAWDAHEVDRFSSRVRIFEHPEGGRLVFEQVNIVPQDAPDLHIVSYLPLPEGDTPAGVRRLAGEE; translated from the coding sequence GTGGACGAACCAGCACGCAAGGAGCTCGGCGCCCTGCTGCGCCGACGGCGCAACGAGGTCGAGCGCTCGGACTACGACCTGGGACCCGTGGGCCGCGGACGCACCACGGGTCTGCGCCGCGAGGAGATCGCCTTCCTCTCGGGCGTCTCCGTCACCTGGTACACGTGGCTCGAGCAGGGGCGCGACATCAACCCCTCACGCCAGGTGATCGACGCGGTCGCGGTGAACCTGCACCTCAGCGAGGCCGAGCACGACTACGTGCTGGGCCTCGCGGGCTTCACCCCGCGCCCTCGGCCCGAGCTCGCCGAGCCCGAGCCGGTCCCGCCGCACGTCCAGCACCTGCTGGACGCCCTGGATCCGGCGCCCTCCTTCGCGCTCACCGCGCACTGGGACGTGGCCGCCTGGAACCGCAGCTACGAGGGACTGTTCCCCGGCGTGCTCGACGCCGATCCCGCCCAGCGGAACCTCCTGCAGTTCATCTTCACCGACGATCGCGTGCGGGCGATGCTGCCCGAATGGGAGCTCACCAGCAGGCAGTTCCTCGCCGAGTACCGTGCCGAGGCGGGCGGGCGCGCCGGCGGACCGCAGCACGTGCGCCTGGTCAAGCATCTGCGCGCGCTCTCCCCCGACTTCTCCCGCGCCTGGGACGCCCACGAGGTCGACCGCTTCAGCTCGCGCGTGCGCATCTTCGAGCACCCGGAGGGCGGACGCCTGGTCTTCGAGCAGGTCAACATCGTCCCGCAGGACGCGCCCGACCTGCACATCGTCTCCTACCTGCCGCTGCCGGAGGGCGACACCCCCGCGGGCGTGCGCCGCCTCGCCGGCGAGGAGTGA
- the ilvD gene encoding dihydroxy-acid dehydratase, whose translation MPQLRSRTSTHGRNMAGARALWRATGMEKSDFGKPIIAIANSYTQFVPGHVHLKNMGDLVAGAIKEAGGVAKEFNTIAVDDGIAMGHGGMLYSLPSRDVIADSVEYMVNAHCADAIVCISNCDKITPGMLMAAMRLNIPVVFVSGGPMESGKPVEGVVDHRLDLVDAISISADESVTDVQLAEIEENACPTCGSCSGMFTANSMNCLTEALGLSLPGNGTTLATHALRKELFLRAGRTVVDLCRRYYGDDDESVLPRNIATKAAFTNAMSLDVAMGGSTNTVLHILAAAIEGGIDFGLEDIDRLSRSVPCVSKVAPNSQKYHIEDVHRAGGIPAILGELSRAGLLDHSVHSVHSPDLQSWLAEWDVRSGETSEEAKTFFRAAPGGVRTTQAFSQANLWDDLDLDAEGGAIRAVPHAYTKDGGLCVLKGNLATEGAVIKTAGITEDLFHFEGSAVVCDSQEEAVQKILDKTVKEGDIVVIRYEGPQGGPGMQEMLYPTSFLKGRGLGKACALITDGRFSGGTSGVSIGHISPEAAEGGLIGLVEDGDKVIIDVDKRLLQLDVPEDELTRRRAAKGDLPWLPESRERQVTQALKVYAHLVRSATYGATRRPLD comes from the coding sequence ATGCCCCAACTGCGCTCTCGAACCTCGACCCACGGCCGCAACATGGCCGGTGCCCGCGCCCTGTGGCGCGCGACCGGCATGGAGAAGTCCGACTTCGGCAAACCGATCATCGCGATCGCGAACTCGTACACCCAGTTCGTGCCCGGCCACGTCCACCTGAAGAACATGGGCGACCTCGTCGCCGGCGCCATCAAGGAGGCCGGCGGCGTCGCCAAGGAGTTCAACACGATCGCCGTGGACGACGGCATCGCCATGGGGCACGGCGGCATGCTCTACTCGCTGCCCAGTCGTGACGTGATCGCCGACAGCGTCGAGTACATGGTCAACGCCCACTGCGCGGACGCGATCGTGTGCATCTCGAACTGCGACAAGATCACCCCCGGCATGCTCATGGCCGCCATGCGCCTGAACATCCCGGTCGTGTTCGTCTCCGGCGGGCCGATGGAGTCCGGCAAGCCCGTCGAGGGCGTCGTCGACCACCGCCTGGACCTCGTGGACGCGATCTCGATCTCGGCCGACGAGAGCGTCACCGACGTCCAGCTCGCCGAGATCGAGGAGAACGCCTGCCCCACGTGCGGGTCGTGCTCGGGCATGTTCACCGCGAACTCGATGAACTGCCTCACCGAGGCGCTCGGCCTCTCGCTGCCGGGCAACGGCACCACGCTCGCCACCCACGCGCTGCGCAAGGAGCTGTTCCTGCGCGCCGGCCGCACCGTCGTGGATCTGTGCCGCCGCTACTACGGCGACGACGACGAGTCGGTGCTGCCGCGCAACATCGCCACCAAGGCCGCGTTCACGAACGCGATGAGCCTGGACGTCGCGATGGGCGGCTCGACGAACACCGTGCTGCACATCCTGGCCGCCGCGATCGAGGGCGGGATCGACTTCGGCCTCGAGGACATCGACCGACTCTCGAGGTCCGTGCCGTGCGTCTCCAAGGTCGCCCCGAACAGCCAGAAGTACCACATCGAGGACGTCCACCGGGCCGGCGGCATCCCCGCCATCCTGGGCGAGCTCAGCCGTGCCGGCCTGCTCGACCACTCGGTCCACTCCGTGCACTCGCCGGACCTGCAGTCCTGGCTCGCCGAGTGGGACGTGCGCAGCGGGGAGACCAGCGAGGAGGCCAAGACCTTCTTCCGCGCAGCCCCCGGCGGGGTGCGGACCACGCAGGCGTTCTCCCAGGCGAACCTCTGGGACGACCTCGACCTCGACGCCGAGGGCGGTGCGATCCGCGCGGTCCCGCACGCCTACACCAAGGACGGCGGCCTCTGCGTGCTGAAGGGCAACCTCGCGACCGAGGGCGCCGTCATCAAGACGGCGGGCATCACCGAGGACCTCTTCCACTTCGAGGGCAGCGCCGTGGTGTGCGACTCGCAGGAGGAGGCCGTCCAGAAGATCCTCGACAAGACGGTCAAGGAGGGCGACATCGTCGTCATCCGCTACGAGGGCCCGCAGGGCGGTCCGGGCATGCAGGAGATGCTCTACCCGACCTCGTTCCTCAAGGGCCGCGGGCTCGGCAAGGCCTGCGCCCTGATCACCGACGGGCGCTTCTCCGGCGGCACCAGCGGCGTCTCCATCGGCCACATCTCCCCGGAGGCTGCCGAGGGCGGGCTCATCGGCCTGGTCGAGGACGGCGACAAGGTCATCATCGACGTCGACAAGCGACTGCTCCAGCTCGACGTGCCCGAGGACGAGCTCACCCGTCGCCGCGCGGCCAAGGGCGACCTGCCCTGGCTTCCCGAGAGCCGCGAGCGCCAGGTCACCCAGGCGCTCAAGGTCTACGCGCACCTGGTGCGCTCGGCGACCTACGGCGCGACCCGGAGGCCGTTGGACTGA
- a CDS encoding DUF2971 domain-containing protein, protein MVFREHPGLFDVQDPRVSVWRYMDLSKYLDLLQTSELHMTRVDTMVDQWEGVYGQANAAVRPFIYGAEIANVVSHSLRAAKRHARTHFYLNCWNIGRNESDALWHQYASGPVGVALKSTIGRLKESLPSRGGPAMFGSTVKYVDYDETFIPEDNILGSLIHKREHFQHENEYRLIANWEPEVFKVENGIAVESASDDPPKVLRVPVDLAVLIEQVYVSPEAHDWQRAVVERVSSKYRADLRVVRSRMASGPPA, encoded by the coding sequence GTGGTCTTCAGGGAGCATCCTGGACTCTTCGATGTGCAAGATCCCCGCGTATCTGTCTGGCGATACATGGACTTGAGCAAGTATCTCGACCTGCTCCAGACGAGTGAGTTGCACATGACTCGCGTCGACACCATGGTTGACCAGTGGGAGGGCGTGTACGGCCAAGCTAACGCCGCGGTTCGCCCATTTATCTATGGGGCGGAGATTGCCAACGTCGTATCTCATTCGCTTCGAGCCGCGAAACGTCACGCGAGAACACACTTCTACTTGAACTGTTGGAACATCGGGAGAAATGAATCGGACGCACTGTGGCACCAGTACGCCTCAGGGCCTGTTGGAGTTGCGCTGAAGAGCACGATCGGTCGACTCAAAGAGTCGCTTCCCTCTCGCGGTGGCCCTGCGATGTTCGGGTCCACAGTGAAGTACGTGGACTATGATGAGACGTTCATCCCGGAGGATAATATCCTAGGGTCGTTGATTCATAAGCGTGAGCACTTTCAACACGAGAACGAGTATCGCCTAATCGCCAACTGGGAGCCCGAAGTTTTCAAGGTGGAAAATGGGATTGCCGTAGAGTCAGCGTCGGATGATCCTCCAAAGGTTCTTAGGGTGCCGGTAGATCTCGCCGTGTTGATCGAACAGGTCTACGTCTCGCCTGAAGCGCATGATTGGCAGAGGGCTGTCGTCGAAAGGGTGTCATCGAAGTACCGGGCTGACCTGCGTGTCGTCCGGTCACGGATGGCGAGCGGTCCTCCTGCGTAG